The following proteins are encoded in a genomic region of Prosthecobacter sp. SYSU 5D2:
- a CDS encoding type I 3-dehydroquinate dehydratase, with translation MISDPATLQLWSTMSLEQRTASCDVIELRLDTLKTPAADIRMALAGNQTPVLLTARHPAEGGQGTVEAAGRIALLEPLLDLAVLMDIEMRSAMDMRPLVQKAQGMGVRVIGSFHDFQTTPGEEVLRGAINFAQPAGLDAVKLATFLNNPADLTRLITLTSEVHRMRLSTMGMGPLGRVSRLVLAKCGSLLNYGYLGEANAPGQWPAARLKELLAEL, from the coding sequence GTGATTTCTGATCCAGCCACCTTGCAGCTTTGGAGCACAATGAGTCTTGAGCAAAGAACGGCCTCCTGTGATGTCATCGAATTGCGTCTGGACACTCTGAAAACCCCAGCGGCAGACATCCGTATGGCCCTGGCAGGAAACCAGACCCCTGTTCTGCTGACGGCCCGCCACCCGGCGGAGGGCGGTCAGGGGACGGTGGAGGCGGCAGGGCGCATCGCCCTTCTGGAACCATTGCTGGATCTGGCTGTGCTGATGGACATTGAGATGCGCAGCGCCATGGACATGCGCCCGCTGGTGCAGAAGGCCCAGGGCATGGGAGTGCGGGTGATCGGCTCGTTTCATGACTTCCAGACCACCCCGGGAGAGGAGGTGCTGCGCGGGGCCATTAACTTTGCGCAGCCTGCCGGACTGGATGCGGTGAAACTGGCCACCTTTCTGAACAACCCTGCCGATTTGACCAGGCTTATCACCCTGACATCGGAGGTTCACCGGATGCGCCTTTCCACAATGGGCATGGGTCCATTGGGACGCGTATCAAGGTTGGTCCTTGCAAAGTGTGGCAGCCTGCTCAACTACGGCTATCTTGGCGAGGCGAATGCCCCCGGGCAGTGGCCTGCCGCCCGCCTGAAGGAACTCCTGGCCGAACTGTGA
- a CDS encoding sugar transferase: MLGRRQEINLQLTQLLDSALLIFCLWLAHFLRASIIPQFLPGLVEIPPVDKLYWIMAVVGPFTPLVLEARGFYSNLFHKTPAQSLRQLMEGLMIMGTIIGALVVFLKWEVPSRSVVLLAVMMAGLALIIREAVQRGKLRHQIASGKGREKVLIAGLASDMENFVEGLPAEQLASLEITARIDITCQPISALVEAMHQHSVARVIFAAQHVHFSKIEEAVQACETEGVEAWIAADFFQTAIARPTFDVMGGRLMLVFHSTPQISWALWAKEILDRVGAAVLLLLSAPVWILAMTGIRLSSTGPIFFRQERSGHYGKPFLMWKFRTMSLDAEARRAELETANEMSGPVFKITADPRIFPFGRWLRRMSIDELPQLLNVLRGEMSLVGPRPLPVYEIEKIEKHAQRRRLSVKPGLTCLWQITGRNGIRNFEEWVALDLQYIDNWSLWLDLKILAKTLPAVLRGVGAS; the protein is encoded by the coding sequence ATGCTTGGTCGCCGACAGGAAATCAATTTGCAGCTCACTCAGTTGTTGGACAGCGCCTTGCTGATCTTCTGCCTCTGGCTGGCGCATTTTCTCCGTGCCTCCATCATTCCGCAGTTTTTGCCTGGGCTGGTGGAAATCCCGCCGGTGGATAAATTATACTGGATCATGGCGGTTGTCGGCCCGTTTACACCCCTGGTGCTGGAGGCCAGGGGCTTTTACTCCAATCTCTTTCACAAAACGCCCGCACAAAGCCTGAGGCAGCTCATGGAAGGTCTCATGATCATGGGCACCATCATCGGTGCCCTGGTCGTGTTTTTGAAATGGGAGGTCCCCAGCCGCTCCGTCGTTCTCCTGGCAGTGATGATGGCCGGCCTGGCTCTGATCATCCGCGAAGCGGTCCAGCGCGGCAAGCTGCGCCACCAGATCGCCTCCGGCAAAGGCCGTGAAAAGGTGCTCATCGCCGGTCTCGCTTCCGACATGGAAAACTTTGTTGAAGGCCTTCCGGCGGAGCAGCTCGCCAGCCTGGAGATTACAGCACGGATTGACATCACCTGCCAGCCCATCAGCGCCCTCGTCGAGGCCATGCACCAGCACTCTGTTGCCAGGGTCATCTTTGCCGCCCAGCACGTCCATTTCAGCAAAATCGAGGAAGCCGTGCAGGCCTGTGAAACCGAAGGCGTGGAAGCCTGGATCGCGGCGGATTTTTTCCAAACCGCCATTGCCCGGCCTACCTTTGACGTCATGGGCGGCCGCCTGATGCTCGTTTTCCACAGCACGCCGCAGATCTCCTGGGCGCTGTGGGCCAAGGAAATCCTGGACCGCGTAGGTGCGGCAGTCTTGTTGCTGCTCTCCGCTCCGGTCTGGATCCTGGCCATGACTGGCATCCGGCTGTCTTCCACCGGCCCCATCTTTTTCCGGCAGGAGCGTTCAGGCCACTACGGCAAGCCCTTTCTCATGTGGAAATTCCGCACCATGAGCCTGGATGCCGAAGCCCGCCGTGCCGAGCTGGAAACAGCCAATGAGATGAGCGGTCCGGTTTTCAAAATCACCGCCGACCCGCGCATCTTCCCTTTTGGCCGCTGGCTGCGGCGGATGAGCATTGATGAGCTGCCGCAGCTCCTGAATGTCCTTCGCGGGGAGATGAGCCTCGTGGGCCCGCGCCCGCTGCCGGTCTATGAAATTGAAAAGATTGAAAAACACGCCCAGCGCCGCCGCCTCAGTGTGAAACCAGGCCTCACCTGCCTGTGGCAGATCACCGGCCGCAACGGCATCCGCAACTTTGAAGAATGGGTGGCCCTGGACCTCCAGTACATTGACAACTGGTCTCTCTGGCTGGACCTGAAGATCCTCGCCAAGACTCTGCCCGCTGTTTTGCGGGGCGTTGGGGCTTCCTGA
- a CDS encoding ABC transporter ATP-binding protein yields the protein MSSLLSIRDLNIEFRRHDGPPVQAVKGLSLELQQGESIAIVGESGSGKSATALALARLLPEPPAHITAAHLSIAGHEVLKMNERELRKVRGKEIAYVFQEPTTSLNPVLTVRTQIGEALSLHRPEVTDRDAEILSWLRLVGITEPEKRLRAYPHELSGGMQQRVMIAMALCCQPKLLIADEPTTALDVTIQKQIMELLADLRRRLDMSLILITHNFGIIKDVADRVAVMYRGEIVETGLTAEVLNNPQHPYTQALLDCVPRMGAKKHRLRTIDYSTLAP from the coding sequence ATGTCATCCCTCCTGAGCATCCGCGATCTGAACATCGAGTTTCGCCGTCATGACGGACCGCCGGTTCAGGCGGTGAAGGGGCTCAGCCTGGAACTGCAGCAGGGGGAATCCATCGCCATTGTGGGGGAAAGTGGCAGCGGGAAAAGCGCCACCGCCCTGGCCCTGGCCCGTCTGCTGCCCGAGCCGCCCGCCCACATCACAGCCGCGCACCTCAGCATCGCCGGACATGAGGTGCTGAAGATGAACGAGAGGGAGCTGCGGAAGGTGCGGGGAAAGGAGATTGCTTATGTTTTCCAGGAGCCGACGACTTCGTTGAATCCCGTGCTGACGGTCCGCACGCAGATTGGGGAAGCGCTGTCGCTGCATCGTCCGGAGGTGACCGACCGGGATGCGGAGATCCTGAGCTGGCTTCGTCTGGTGGGCATCACCGAGCCGGAAAAACGGTTGCGTGCGTATCCGCATGAACTGAGCGGCGGCATGCAACAGCGGGTCATGATCGCCATGGCCCTGTGCTGCCAGCCGAAGCTGCTGATCGCCGATGAACCGACGACGGCGCTGGATGTGACCATTCAAAAGCAGATCATGGAACTGCTGGCGGACCTGCGCCGCCGGCTGGATATGAGCCTGATCCTGATCACCCATAACTTTGGCATCATCAAGGATGTGGCCGACCGCGTGGCGGTGATGTATCGCGGAGAGATTGTCGAAACGGGCCTCACGGCGGAGGTGCTAAACAATCCGCAGCATCCTTACACGCAGGCGCTGCTGGATTGTGTGCCAAGGATGGGAGCTAAAAAACACCGGCTGCGGACGATTGATTATTCCACGCTGGCTCCTTGA